From the genome of Aliarcobacter lanthieri:
GTGCATGAGTTAACGCTATTGCAATTGCATCTGTAATATCAAGTGGTTTTATCTCTTTTTTTATTCCAAGAAGTCTTTTAACCATAAATGATACTTGTTCTTTTGTAGCTTTTCCATTTCCTGTTACAGCTTGTTTTACTTGTAATGGAGTATATTCTTTAAAATTTCCAAAAACTTGAAGTATTTTTAAAGAGATTGCTCCTCTAAATTGAGCTAATTTTATAACAGTTTTTGGATTAAAAGCATAGAACATATCTTCTATTGAAACTTCATCTATTTTATGAGCTTTAAATATCAAATCAAACCCCTCAGTTACCTCAACAATTTGTTCTTGTAAAATGGTAGTTTTGATTTTTATAAGTCCTGCT
Proteins encoded in this window:
- the ruvC gene encoding crossover junction endodeoxyribonuclease RuvC; this encodes MKILGIDPGTRNCGYAIIEKSGRDLKLIEAGLIKIKTTILQEQIVEVTEGFDLIFKAHKIDEVSIEDMFYAFNPKTVIKLAQFRGAISLKILQVFGNFKEYTPLQVKQAVTGNGKATKEQVSFMVKRLLGIKKEIKPLDITDAIAIALTHAQRI